In Pseudobacter ginsenosidimutans, the following are encoded in one genomic region:
- a CDS encoding NAD(P)H-dependent oxidoreductase translates to MALLENLQWRYATKKYDPNKKIAQADINNIVEAARLAPTSSGLQQFRIIVISNQELKEKIVPIAYGQQIVADASHLLVFAAWDQYTAERIDTIYDYTTDERGLPRGRFNSYTDKLKNLYLQQSPDKNFEHTARQAYIGLGLAIAAAAELKIDSTPMEGFNNEELDKLLNLKEKGLKSVLMLPLGHRDTEGDWLLSMKKVRNPKEEFAIEL, encoded by the coding sequence ATGGCATTACTTGAAAATCTCCAGTGGCGTTATGCTACTAAAAAATACGACCCGAATAAGAAAATAGCACAAGCTGACATCAACAATATCGTTGAAGCAGCGAGGCTTGCGCCTACTTCTTCCGGCCTTCAACAGTTCAGGATTATCGTGATCAGCAACCAGGAATTGAAAGAGAAGATCGTTCCTATTGCATATGGACAACAAATTGTTGCAGACGCTTCACACCTGCTGGTGTTTGCTGCCTGGGATCAATACACCGCAGAAAGGATCGATACCATTTACGATTACACTACAGATGAAAGAGGACTGCCCAGAGGCAGGTTCAACTCTTATACAGATAAGCTGAAAAACCTTTACCTGCAGCAATCACCCGACAAGAACTTCGAGCACACTGCAAGACAGGCTTATATCGGTCTCGGCCTTGCCATTGCCGCCGCCGCGGAATTGAAGATTGACAGCACTCCCATGGAAGGCTTCAACAATGAAGAACTGGACAAACTACTCAACCTTAAAGAAAAAGGATTGAAAAGTGTACTCATGCTACCCTTAGGACATAGGGACACGGAAGGCGACTGGCTGCTGAGCATGAAAAAGGTCAGGAATCCGAAAGAAGAATTTGCCATCGAGCTCTGA
- a CDS encoding MarR family winged helix-turn-helix transcriptional regulator translates to MKNKDTLTLGHQACFPLYALSREITNIYRPLLDDLDLTYPQYLVLMVLWENEAQAVNEIGEKLKLDSGTLTPLLKRMESKKLITRKRKADDERSVEIALTISGKALKKEASKIPAKMISSLGISEEEMNQLKRITSKILNKISDREK, encoded by the coding sequence ATGAAAAACAAGGACACACTCACACTCGGCCACCAGGCATGTTTTCCCCTGTATGCATTATCAAGGGAAATCACCAATATATACAGGCCATTGCTGGATGACCTTGACCTGACCTATCCTCAATACCTCGTATTGATGGTGCTCTGGGAAAACGAGGCCCAGGCCGTGAACGAGATCGGTGAGAAACTGAAGTTGGACAGTGGCACACTCACGCCACTCCTTAAGAGGATGGAATCCAAGAAACTGATCACCCGAAAAAGAAAAGCCGACGACGAAAGATCAGTAGAGATAGCGCTTACCATATCAGGGAAAGCACTTAAAAAAGAGGCTTCCAAAATACCGGCCAAAATGATCAGCAGCCTCGGTATCTCAGAAGAAGAAATGAACCAGCTCAAAAGGATCACCAGTAAGATCCTGAACAAAATAAGCGACCGCGAAAAATAA
- a CDS encoding TVP38/TMEM64 family protein: protein MGNKSLPLDADRQKISKAPLFISILLLAILSGCYFLIPPFQNAIHDAYKVLTSENPERIREWVKQFGFSGPLMLVVMMVVQMFLFVIPNILVMMVAITCYGPFWGSVISLVGVFASSSFGYMIGRYLGRATVNRFIGVKTQERISNFIKDYGVPAIAITRLSSLSNDSLSFVTGMLRMSYVKYILATLGGITPLIVLLALYGRNGKIEKALILIAAVSIVLLVVYIVLDKRKKKRISDLNTSSHR, encoded by the coding sequence ATGGGAAACAAATCTCTACCCCTTGATGCAGACAGGCAAAAGATCAGCAAAGCGCCTCTCTTTATCTCAATACTGTTACTGGCAATCCTTTCTGGTTGTTATTTTCTCATTCCACCTTTTCAAAATGCCATCCATGATGCTTACAAAGTATTGACCAGTGAGAATCCTGAGCGTATACGCGAATGGGTTAAACAGTTCGGATTCTCAGGCCCATTGATGCTTGTGGTAATGATGGTAGTGCAAATGTTCCTCTTCGTGATCCCGAATATACTGGTAATGATGGTGGCCATCACTTGTTATGGCCCTTTCTGGGGATCGGTGATCTCACTTGTTGGCGTTTTTGCATCATCCTCCTTCGGGTATATGATCGGCAGATATCTGGGGCGGGCAACAGTCAACCGGTTCATTGGAGTAAAAACCCAGGAGCGGATCAGCAACTTCATCAAAGACTATGGGGTACCAGCAATCGCCATTACAAGACTTTCATCTTTATCCAATGACTCTCTCAGCTTTGTAACCGGTATGTTGAGGATGAGCTATGTGAAATACATACTGGCTACACTTGGCGGCATCACACCGCTTATCGTGTTGCTGGCGCTTTATGGAAGAAATGGGAAAATAGAAAAAGCACTGATCTTGATTGCAGCGGTATCCATTGTTTTGCTCGTTGTTTATATCGTGCTGGATAAGCGAAAAAAGAAAAGGATAAGTGATCTAAATACAAGCAGCCATCGATAG
- a CDS encoding GH92 family glycosyl hydrolase, which translates to MKYYKFRSKFLSSLGLLALLTSGQGAFPQKVDYAAKVNTLIGNKGKGVSETELQFEAGFTVPGATYPFGMVQFTPTFFAPEKGFVVNQLSGAGCPNMGNFPSLPRTGELRQSPNDMKGFKPKMDNISAAAGYYHVKVDNIDCRLTVTKRTGMAQFSFPEKENRGTIIIGSGINANAITDANIRITSATTCEGYADGGTFCGISTPYKIYFVAQFDRPVVSSGTWSGNQLMASSTSASGANSGAYFTFNTGKEKRVQYKFSISYVSLDNARENLAKENPGFSFKQVAAATNKAWNNYLGRIEVSGAGEDRTIQFYTHLYHSLIHPSIFNDVNGDYLGSDKKVYKAKDFEYYTAFSNWDTYRTQAQLLSIITPKQMKDIVTSHLLFAERSGGSFPRWVMANFETGIMQGDPTSILVANAYAFGVKDFDTRKALAIMRKGAEQPGAKSQDIETRPHLQQYLEKGYMHASMQLEYTSADFAIGQFALQAFNDKKLYQRYMKQAQSWKNLYNPATTWLNSRNNDGSWKNFNDDWREATYNSYFWMIPYNLKSLIDTIGGKYVAEKRLDSLFTKLNATYYQDWFAAGNEPDFQAPWTYNWTGQPHKTQWLIRRIITEQYSNRDNGLPGNDDLGAMGAWYVFANMGVFPMIPGYGGFSLNSPSFSNIIVHLSGGKNGQLPAARKKILLYTNSL; encoded by the coding sequence ATGAAGTATTACAAATTCAGATCGAAATTTTTGTCATCGCTTGGTCTTCTTGCGTTACTGACAAGTGGGCAGGGAGCTTTTCCCCAAAAAGTGGATTATGCCGCAAAAGTGAATACCCTGATTGGCAACAAGGGAAAAGGTGTGAGTGAAACAGAATTGCAGTTTGAGGCGGGTTTTACTGTTCCCGGTGCCACTTATCCGTTTGGCATGGTGCAGTTCACGCCTACATTCTTTGCTCCGGAGAAAGGCTTTGTGGTGAATCAACTGAGCGGAGCCGGATGTCCTAACATGGGTAATTTCCCTTCTTTGCCCCGAACCGGTGAACTCCGGCAATCGCCCAACGACATGAAAGGCTTCAAGCCAAAAATGGACAATATCAGTGCTGCAGCTGGATACTATCATGTAAAAGTAGACAATATAGATTGCCGGTTGACGGTTACCAAACGAACTGGCATGGCGCAATTCAGTTTTCCGGAAAAGGAAAACCGCGGTACCATCATCATTGGTTCAGGCATCAATGCCAATGCCATAACGGATGCCAATATCCGAATAACCAGTGCAACCACTTGTGAAGGTTATGCAGATGGAGGAACTTTCTGCGGTATATCCACTCCCTACAAAATCTATTTCGTTGCTCAGTTCGACAGACCTGTGGTCAGTTCGGGCACCTGGTCTGGCAATCAGCTGATGGCTTCATCCACTTCAGCCAGTGGCGCAAATTCCGGCGCATATTTCACTTTCAATACCGGCAAGGAAAAAAGAGTACAATACAAATTCAGTATTTCCTATGTGTCTCTCGACAATGCACGTGAGAACCTCGCAAAAGAAAATCCCGGATTCAGTTTCAAACAGGTGGCGGCGGCAACAAACAAGGCATGGAACAATTACCTGGGAAGGATCGAAGTGTCAGGAGCAGGTGAAGATCGTACCATACAGTTCTATACGCATCTCTATCATTCCCTCATCCATCCCAGCATCTTCAATGATGTGAATGGCGATTATCTGGGATCAGACAAAAAAGTGTACAAAGCGAAAGATTTTGAATATTACACCGCCTTCAGCAACTGGGACACTTACCGTACACAGGCGCAATTGCTCAGTATCATTACGCCGAAACAAATGAAGGATATCGTTACTTCTCATCTGTTGTTCGCAGAGCGCTCCGGAGGCAGCTTTCCCCGTTGGGTGATGGCTAATTTCGAGACTGGTATCATGCAGGGTGATCCCACGTCGATACTGGTGGCAAACGCCTATGCATTTGGCGTGAAAGATTTCGATACACGAAAAGCCCTGGCCATTATGCGTAAAGGTGCGGAGCAACCCGGTGCAAAAAGCCAGGACATTGAAACGAGACCGCATCTGCAACAATACCTGGAAAAGGGATACATGCATGCATCCATGCAACTGGAATATACTTCCGCAGATTTTGCCATCGGTCAGTTTGCCTTGCAGGCATTCAATGACAAGAAACTGTACCAGCGTTACATGAAGCAGGCCCAATCCTGGAAGAACCTGTACAATCCAGCCACAACCTGGCTCAATTCCCGGAATAATGACGGAAGCTGGAAGAATTTCAATGATGATTGGCGCGAAGCTACCTACAACAGTTATTTCTGGATGATCCCCTACAACCTCAAATCACTCATCGATACCATCGGAGGAAAGTACGTTGCAGAAAAACGCCTGGACTCCCTCTTTACCAAACTGAATGCAACCTATTACCAGGACTGGTTTGCCGCCGGCAATGAGCCCGACTTCCAGGCGCCATGGACGTATAACTGGACCGGACAACCGCACAAGACGCAGTGGCTCATCCGCCGCATCATTACAGAACAATACAGCAACCGGGACAATGGCCTTCCGGGTAATGACGACCTCGGCGCCATGGGCGCCTGGTATGTGTTTGCCAATATGGGCGTATTCCCGATGATTCCTGGTTACGGCGGATTTTCGCTGAACAGTCCATCTTTCTCCAATATCATTGTTCATTTAAGCGGAGGAAAAAATGGACAATTACCGGCGGCTCGGAAAAAGATCCTTTTGTACACAAACTCCTTGTGA
- a CDS encoding sugar phosphate isomerase/epimerase family protein yields the protein MKNTRRQFLKNTTAAATGFAVMPSFAGLLPGKPFFEISLAQWSLHKEFFSKKYDALDFPVLARKNFNIGIVEYVNSFFKDKATDKTFLAALLQRCRDNNVMNHLIMIDGEGDLGNTNDAERTKAIENHYKWVDAAKYLGCKTIRVNAYGKGSRDEVKKAAIDGLSRLGEFAAKSNMNVIVENHGSYSSDGDWLLSVMQGVNRKNVGILPDFGNFCIRHENNQCAEEYDKYKGTEMWMPYAKGVSAKTFDFDAAGNCIETDYPRMMKIIKDSGFKGIIGIEYEGNRLSAEDGIKATKELLIKTAKAIK from the coding sequence ATGAAAAATACCCGTCGTCAGTTCCTGAAAAATACTACTGCTGCTGCAACCGGTTTTGCAGTGATGCCTTCATTTGCCGGCTTATTGCCGGGAAAACCTTTCTTCGAGATCTCTCTGGCACAATGGTCGCTCCACAAAGAGTTCTTCAGTAAGAAATATGATGCGCTTGATTTCCCTGTACTGGCCCGAAAGAATTTCAACATCGGCATCGTTGAATATGTGAACTCATTTTTCAAAGACAAAGCAACCGATAAAACCTTTCTGGCAGCACTGCTGCAACGTTGCAGGGACAATAATGTAATGAACCACCTCATCATGATCGATGGAGAAGGTGATCTGGGCAATACCAATGACGCTGAACGTACCAAAGCCATCGAAAACCATTACAAATGGGTGGATGCTGCCAAATATCTCGGATGCAAAACCATCCGCGTAAATGCTTATGGCAAGGGAAGCCGTGATGAAGTGAAGAAAGCCGCTATCGATGGCTTGAGCAGGTTAGGTGAGTTTGCTGCCAAATCAAATATGAATGTGATAGTGGAGAACCATGGAAGTTATTCGTCAGATGGCGATTGGCTCCTCTCGGTAATGCAGGGCGTGAACAGGAAGAATGTTGGTATCCTGCCCGACTTTGGAAATTTCTGCATCCGTCATGAGAATAATCAATGTGCTGAAGAGTACGATAAATACAAGGGTACGGAAATGTGGATGCCTTATGCCAAAGGAGTAAGCGCTAAAACATTCGACTTCGATGCAGCAGGAAATTGTATTGAAACCGATTATCCGCGGATGATGAAAATCATTAAGGATTCCGGCTTCAAAGGAATAATCGGTATCGAGTATGAAGGAAATCGATTGTCTGCCGAAGATGGCATCAAAGCAACGAAAGAACTGCTGATCAAAACAGCAAAAGCGATAAAATAA
- the fucP gene encoding L-fucose:H+ symporter permease translates to MNKVRFTERQYIVIFIFVTSLFMLWGIAHSISDVLNKHFQNVLDVSKAESGLIQMSVFGAYFVMSIPAGLFMKRFGYKPGVLLGLILFAGGTFLFVPAANAGSFGFFRIALFILGCGMATLETVAHPFAAALGDQRSSDRRVNFAQSFNAVGAIIGPIIGTFFLLRATSSNHDGNLDPVKWLYVGLGIFILLVAVAFLLVKVPSLANPHEAPAGSESANTDTAPDKPLIKHRHFVWAAIAQFFNVAAQAGTWGYFINYGHDVMGYSDEKAGSYLAVFMVMMALGRFIGTYLMKFIAPNKLLAAFTMGSIIACILVAQKWGWVSYAALFSINFFFSIMFPTIFSLGLKNLGKRTQQASSFISMGVVGGAVMPYFMGMIADKDVATAYYLPIVCYFFIFLFAAKYYKVRY, encoded by the coding sequence ATGAACAAGGTCCGGTTTACAGAACGACAGTACATCGTCATCTTCATTTTCGTTACCTCACTTTTCATGCTTTGGGGCATTGCACATTCGATCAGTGATGTTTTGAACAAGCATTTCCAGAATGTGCTGGATGTTTCAAAAGCAGAATCGGGTTTGATCCAGATGTCTGTATTTGGTGCTTACTTCGTGATGAGCATACCTGCAGGACTTTTCATGAAACGCTTCGGATATAAGCCTGGCGTATTACTGGGATTGATCCTCTTTGCAGGTGGGACCTTTCTTTTTGTACCTGCCGCCAATGCAGGTTCATTCGGTTTTTTTCGCATAGCGCTCTTCATCCTGGGTTGCGGCATGGCCACACTCGAAACAGTGGCCCACCCTTTTGCAGCGGCACTGGGCGATCAACGCTCCAGCGACAGGCGCGTGAACTTTGCACAATCCTTCAATGCAGTAGGCGCCATCATTGGTCCGATCATCGGCACTTTTTTCCTGCTCAGGGCAACCAGCAGCAACCATGATGGAAACCTGGACCCGGTAAAATGGTTATACGTTGGCCTGGGTATCTTCATCCTCCTGGTAGCAGTGGCATTCCTGCTGGTAAAAGTGCCTTCGCTCGCCAATCCGCACGAAGCGCCAGCCGGCAGCGAAAGCGCCAATACAGATACGGCCCCCGATAAGCCATTGATCAAACACCGTCATTTTGTGTGGGCCGCCATCGCGCAATTCTTCAATGTAGCGGCACAGGCTGGCACCTGGGGATATTTCATCAACTACGGTCATGATGTGATGGGGTATAGTGATGAAAAAGCCGGCAGCTATCTCGCCGTGTTCATGGTGATGATGGCATTGGGAAGATTCATTGGCACCTACCTGATGAAATTCATTGCTCCCAATAAATTACTGGCAGCATTCACGATGGGCAGCATTATCGCCTGTATACTGGTTGCACAGAAATGGGGATGGGTGTCTTATGCAGCGCTGTTCTCCATCAACTTTTTCTTCAGTATCATGTTCCCCACTATTTTCAGTCTTGGACTGAAGAACCTGGGCAAACGCACACAACAGGCTTCCAGCTTTATTTCCATGGGAGTTGTTGGCGGAGCCGTTATGCCATACTTCATGGGCATGATAGCAGATAAAGATGTAGCTACTGCGTATTATCTTCCTATTGTTTGCTATTTCTTTATTTTCCTTTTTGCAGCGAAATATTATAAAGTAAGATATTGA
- a CDS encoding glycoside hydrolase family 130 protein, whose translation MITGSIRFLSSVMLLGISIYTNAQTKFPGWAYGPFIRPATVNPVLSPDAKTFFPDPMSNKPVAWEASDVFNPAAVVKGNKIYVLYRSEDRSGEGIGQRTSRIGLAESADGIRMKRRPAPVLFPANDDQQEFEWPGGCEDPRVAVTEDGIFVMMYTQWNKKVPRLAVATSRDLINWKKHGPAFCKAFDGKFADMFSKSASIVTRLVNGKQVIAKVNGKYMMYWGEKFMNIATSDDLLNWSPTLDEKGELKLVLTPRLHYFDSELTECGPPAIITDKGILVMYNGKNLPGAGGDTNYTANTYAAGQALFHLKDPSKLIGRLDKPFFVPTEPFEKSGQYPAGTVFVEGLVFFKKKWFLYYGCADSRVAVAVYDPNKRMP comes from the coding sequence ATGATTACAGGTAGTATCAGGTTTCTTTCATCGGTAATGCTTCTTGGCATTTCCATTTATACAAACGCGCAAACGAAATTTCCCGGATGGGCTTATGGACCTTTCATCAGGCCGGCTACAGTGAATCCCGTTTTATCTCCCGATGCAAAAACATTCTTTCCTGACCCCATGAGCAACAAACCTGTTGCCTGGGAAGCGAGTGATGTTTTCAATCCCGCAGCAGTAGTGAAGGGGAATAAAATCTATGTGCTCTATCGTTCTGAAGACAGATCAGGTGAGGGCATTGGTCAGCGTACTTCCAGGATCGGACTGGCGGAAAGCGCCGATGGCATCCGGATGAAACGCCGTCCCGCGCCTGTTCTTTTTCCCGCCAACGATGATCAACAGGAATTTGAATGGCCCGGAGGTTGTGAAGATCCGCGCGTGGCAGTAACAGAAGATGGGATTTTTGTAATGATGTACACGCAGTGGAATAAGAAAGTGCCCAGGCTTGCCGTCGCCACTTCCAGGGATTTGATCAACTGGAAAAAACATGGTCCGGCTTTCTGCAAAGCCTTTGATGGAAAGTTTGCCGATATGTTCAGCAAGTCAGCCAGTATCGTTACCAGGCTTGTGAATGGAAAACAGGTGATTGCTAAAGTGAATGGGAAATACATGATGTACTGGGGAGAGAAATTCATGAACATCGCCACATCAGACGATCTGTTGAACTGGTCACCTACGCTGGATGAAAAAGGAGAACTGAAACTGGTGCTCACACCACGCCTTCATTATTTCGACAGTGAGCTCACCGAATGCGGTCCTCCCGCCATCATCACAGATAAAGGTATCCTTGTCATGTACAATGGCAAGAACCTTCCCGGCGCCGGCGGCGACACCAATTATACGGCCAATACCTATGCTGCCGGACAGGCGCTGTTCCACCTGAAAGATCCGTCCAAACTGATCGGCCGCCTGGATAAACCTTTCTTCGTACCCACCGAGCCTTTCGAAAAAAGTGGACAATATCCCGCCGGGACGGTTTTTGTGGAAGGATTGGTTTTCTTTAAGAAAAAATGGTTCTTATATTACGGATGCGCAGATAGTCGTGTTGCCGTAGCCGTGTACGATCCGAACAAACGCATGCCATAA
- a CDS encoding DUF5005 domain-containing protein — protein sequence MRLLLPVLLCALIFSGCKKDDLEKQEFEKAILFFNVEGQLGKTEITRTVDTSRVRLAMPTGTDMSAIAPSIMVSDGASILPASGEIINFAANNNKYTYKVTAKNGTVRNWLVEISVIDNIYDSLVLIPNTGEWGEQLMVFHDTVYNKYLTRYSGWNGGDGCVSIPLPNGNVVWSFQDSFFGEVRPDRARIDNVFVRNAGFIQLGRSTAPTSYVQLNPTGPNGKAATWVTVPGATNGDEKLYWGGPAQVLGNEVQMVMGQLHLINGVLEHQSTDVAVFTLPDMQQKEIIQQKYIGALPFDASLFKASDGYTYMYTTQAFGICASHVYVARAANNDITGQWEFYTKNGWSASQPATEDLVSLLEDNATQPNVFEKNGKYYLVSQTTCYGRDIKIWESGSPTGPFTNGRTLYRIPAQYSLPEFITYNAVVHHAISRYGELVISYNINPTDFWSNFNNPGSADRYRPYFVRVFNWE from the coding sequence ATGCGATTGCTCTTACCTGTCCTCCTATGCGCCCTGATTTTTTCCGGTTGCAAAAAAGATGATCTGGAAAAACAGGAATTCGAAAAAGCCATCCTTTTCTTCAATGTGGAAGGTCAACTCGGAAAAACAGAGATCACGCGTACGGTGGATACCAGCCGGGTAAGACTGGCTATGCCTACGGGAACGGACATGTCTGCTATCGCTCCCAGTATCATGGTTTCCGATGGAGCCAGCATCCTGCCTGCTTCGGGAGAGATCATCAACTTCGCTGCCAACAATAACAAATACACTTACAAGGTCACTGCAAAGAATGGTACAGTCCGTAACTGGCTGGTGGAGATCAGTGTGATCGATAATATCTACGACAGTCTGGTGCTCATCCCCAATACCGGCGAATGGGGCGAGCAGTTGATGGTATTCCATGATACAGTCTACAACAAATACCTCACCCGCTATTCCGGATGGAATGGTGGCGATGGTTGCGTGTCTATTCCGCTTCCCAACGGAAATGTGGTATGGTCTTTTCAGGACAGTTTCTTTGGAGAAGTAAGACCAGACAGGGCTCGTATAGACAATGTGTTTGTGCGCAACGCAGGATTCATTCAACTGGGCCGTTCCACAGCACCCACCAGTTATGTGCAGCTCAATCCCACCGGGCCCAATGGCAAAGCGGCTACCTGGGTCACTGTTCCCGGTGCAACCAATGGAGATGAAAAGCTGTACTGGGGCGGGCCTGCACAGGTGTTGGGCAATGAAGTACAGATGGTGATGGGACAATTGCACCTGATCAATGGTGTACTGGAACATCAATCCACCGATGTTGCGGTATTCACTCTTCCAGACATGCAACAAAAAGAGATCATCCAGCAAAAATATATCGGCGCACTGCCTTTCGATGCCAGTCTGTTCAAAGCAAGTGATGGCTATACTTATATGTACACCACGCAGGCTTTCGGCATTTGCGCTTCGCATGTGTATGTAGCGAGGGCTGCCAACAATGATATCACCGGCCAATGGGAATTCTATACGAAGAATGGCTGGTCTGCATCGCAGCCGGCAACAGAAGATCTCGTAAGTCTGCTGGAGGACAATGCCACGCAGCCCAATGTATTCGAGAAAAATGGAAAATATTATCTCGTTTCGCAGACAACCTGCTATGGCCGCGATATCAAGATCTGGGAGAGCGGAAGCCCAACAGGGCCTTTCACCAACGGAAGAACATTGTACAGGATACCTGCTCAATATTCCCTGCCTGAATTCATCACTTACAATGCAGTGGTGCATCATGCCATCTCCCGGTATGGCGAGCTCGTGATCTCCTACAATATCAATCCCACTGATTTCTGGAGCAATTTCAACAATCCGGGCAGTGCAGACAGATACCGCCCTTACTTTGTGAGAGTGTTCAATTGGGAGTAA